One Streptomyces lincolnensis genomic region harbors:
- a CDS encoding carbohydrate ABC transporter permease, whose amino-acid sequence MATLATTLNEKQQSKKRQEAPAARAFRATPFTYGTLLIVAAVLTAPLVFVGSIALSSDATVNSGSFTVIPREFHWDNFSRVFGTELPVGTFLLNSVLISLFSVAGQVLSSGLVGYAFARLRAPGKNTMFLIVIATMMIPTQITMIPQFILFRDLGWVNTFLPLIVPNFFSNAFNVFLVRQFVSRLPSQLDEAAMMDGLGFFGIYRRIMFPMLRPVLIAIGIFTLTHTWGDFMGPLIYLNDESKMPLALGVQYITATSQAGQAPPWNLVMVGSILLALPMILVYYIGQKYLYEMDISGGSAGVK is encoded by the coding sequence ATGGCGACCCTGGCGACCACCCTCAACGAGAAACAACAGAGCAAGAAACGCCAAGAGGCCCCCGCCGCACGGGCGTTCCGCGCGACCCCGTTCACCTACGGCACCCTGCTGATCGTCGCGGCGGTCCTGACCGCCCCGCTGGTCTTCGTCGGTTCGATCGCCCTGTCCAGCGACGCCACCGTGAACTCCGGCTCGTTCACGGTCATCCCGCGCGAGTTCCACTGGGACAACTTCTCCCGGGTGTTCGGCACCGAACTGCCGGTGGGCACCTTCCTGCTCAACTCGGTGCTCATCTCGCTGTTCTCGGTGGCCGGACAGGTCCTCTCCAGCGGCCTGGTCGGCTATGCCTTCGCCCGGCTGCGGGCACCGGGCAAGAACACGATGTTCCTCATCGTCATCGCGACGATGATGATCCCGACGCAGATCACGATGATCCCCCAGTTCATCCTTTTCCGGGACCTGGGCTGGGTGAACACCTTCCTGCCGCTGATCGTGCCGAACTTCTTCTCCAACGCCTTCAACGTCTTCCTGGTACGGCAGTTCGTCTCCCGGCTGCCCAGCCAGCTCGACGAGGCCGCCATGATGGACGGCCTGGGCTTCTTCGGCATCTACCGGCGGATCATGTTCCCGATGCTCAGGCCCGTCCTGATCGCCATCGGCATCTTCACGCTCACCCACACCTGGGGCGACTTCATGGGCCCCCTGATCTACCTCAACGACGAGTCGAAGATGCCGCTCGCACTGGGCGTGCAGTACATCACCGCCACCTCGCAGGCGGGCCAGGCGCCGCCCTGGAACCTGGTGATGGTCGGCTCGATCCTGCTCGCCCTGCCGATGATCCTGGTCTACTACATCGGCCAGAAGTACCTGTACGAAATGGACATCAGCGGCGGAAGCGCGGGGGTCAAGTGA
- a CDS encoding diacylglycerol/lipid kinase family protein, producing MGVDVRAWAPAEQRWAARASLASAGLAVLLPVGIGGVTGLLLVVTGLVGAGVMAAAVWWALSNRGPARVAATVVAVAVPVALIVLFAATLWWVLLLSGTLWALAVGTGRHALRSTGLRSPRQKEYRTPAPRRPFLLMNPRSGGGKVERFRLKEKAERLGAEVLLLDTEEQQDVCALARDAVARGADLLGVAGGDGTQALVAAVAAEHGIPFMVVTAGTRNHFAMDLGLDRADPAASLDALSDGVELRVDLGFAGGLPFVNNASFGTYAAVIQSPAYRDDKVGTALDLLPDLLTRREGARLTAYVRDTVLADPHAVLVSNNPYRTDDPLGLGRRHRLDAGVLGVLGLRVDSATEAAVLLLDPEPKGLTITTAREVVVAADRPEIEVGLDGEALTLPTPVHLHITPGALRVRVPRDRPGVPEPAPRLNWRRLRKLAASVGRTAVPRRPGRRKTLL from the coding sequence ATGGGCGTGGACGTGAGGGCATGGGCCCCCGCAGAACAGCGGTGGGCGGCGCGGGCGTCGCTCGCGTCCGCCGGACTGGCGGTACTGCTGCCGGTCGGCATCGGGGGCGTGACCGGGCTCCTGCTGGTCGTCACCGGGCTGGTCGGGGCGGGTGTCATGGCCGCCGCGGTGTGGTGGGCGCTGTCCAACCGCGGCCCGGCACGGGTGGCGGCGACCGTGGTCGCCGTGGCCGTTCCCGTCGCCCTCATCGTCCTGTTCGCGGCCACCCTGTGGTGGGTGCTGCTGCTGTCGGGGACGCTGTGGGCGCTCGCCGTGGGGACCGGACGGCACGCGCTGCGCAGCACCGGACTGCGTTCCCCACGGCAGAAGGAGTACCGAACGCCCGCCCCGCGGCGCCCCTTCCTCCTGATGAACCCGCGCTCGGGCGGCGGGAAGGTCGAACGCTTCCGGCTGAAGGAGAAGGCCGAACGGCTCGGCGCGGAGGTGCTCCTGCTCGACACCGAGGAGCAGCAGGACGTCTGCGCCCTGGCCCGGGACGCGGTGGCCCGGGGCGCCGACCTGCTGGGCGTGGCCGGGGGCGACGGCACCCAGGCGCTGGTCGCGGCGGTCGCCGCCGAGCACGGCATCCCGTTCATGGTCGTCACCGCCGGCACCCGCAACCACTTCGCCATGGACCTCGGCCTCGACCGCGCCGACCCGGCCGCCTCCCTGGACGCGCTGAGCGACGGGGTGGAGCTGCGGGTGGACCTGGGCTTCGCGGGCGGCCTGCCCTTCGTCAACAACGCCTCGTTCGGCACCTACGCGGCCGTCATCCAGAGCCCCGCCTACCGCGACGACAAGGTGGGCACGGCACTGGACCTCCTGCCCGACCTGCTCACCCGGCGGGAGGGTGCCCGGCTCACGGCGTACGTCCGGGACACCGTCCTGGCCGACCCGCACGCCGTGCTGGTCAGCAACAACCCCTACCGCACGGACGACCCGCTCGGCCTCGGCCGCCGTCACCGGCTGGACGCCGGGGTGCTCGGCGTCCTCGGTCTCCGGGTGGACAGCGCGACGGAGGCCGCCGTCCTGCTCCTGGACCCGGAGCCGAAGGGGCTCACGATCACCACCGCCCGCGAGGTGGTCGTGGCGGCGGACCGCCCGGAGATAGAGGTCGGGCTCGACGGCGAGGCCCTGACCCTGCCCACCCCGGTCCACCTCCACATCACCCCCGGCGCCCTGCGCGTCCGCGTCCCCCGCGACCGCCCCGGCGTTCCGGAGCCCGCGCCGCGTCTGAACTGGCGGCGGCTGCGCAAGCTGGCGGCATCGGTGGGGCGCACGGCTGTACCGCGGCGGCCCGGACGCCGTAAGACCCTCCTGTGA
- a CDS encoding DoxX family membrane protein — translation MTSYDRRDLGLLLLRLGTGGVLAAHGAQKLFGWFGGHGLEGTGQWFESVGYAPGKESALAAGMSEAGGGTLLALGLATPAAGAAAAGAMAGAAAVHAPNGFFNQGGGYEYAAALGLTAAGLAVTGPGRLSLDHALGHAVDRNWMVPAAFAATGLVTALVVGARAQRLRKRENGEQEALFEETFDE, via the coding sequence GTGACCTCATACGACCGACGTGATCTGGGCCTGCTGCTGCTCCGGCTGGGCACCGGCGGAGTCCTGGCCGCGCACGGCGCGCAGAAGCTGTTCGGCTGGTTCGGCGGGCATGGGCTGGAGGGCACCGGCCAGTGGTTCGAGTCCGTCGGGTACGCGCCCGGCAAGGAGAGCGCCCTGGCGGCGGGGATGTCCGAGGCCGGGGGCGGCACGCTGCTGGCCCTGGGCCTGGCGACCCCCGCGGCCGGTGCGGCGGCGGCCGGCGCGATGGCGGGCGCCGCCGCGGTGCACGCCCCGAACGGCTTCTTCAACCAGGGCGGCGGCTACGAGTACGCGGCGGCCCTCGGCCTGACCGCGGCCGGTCTCGCCGTCACCGGCCCCGGCCGGCTCTCCCTCGACCACGCCCTCGGCCACGCGGTCGACCGCAACTGGATGGTCCCGGCGGCCTTCGCCGCCACGGGCCTGGTCACCGCACTCGTCGTGGGCGCCCGCGCCCAGCGGCTGCGCAAGCGGGAGAACGGCGAGCAGGAAGCCCTGTTCGAGGAGACGTTCGACGAGTAG
- a CDS encoding SDR family oxidoreductase codes for MNAMQTDTQARTQTKIAVVTGAGSGIGRAVALELLRTGWSVTLAGRRAEALEDTAALEPGGSALIVRTDVTRPEDVAALFTATVERFGRLDLLFNNAGTFGPGGVPVEELSYDAWRHVVDTNLNGAFLCAQAAYRLMKEQDPQGGRIINNGSVSAHTPRPLSVAYTTTKHALTGLTKSLSLDGRPYRIAVGQIDIGNAATDMTERMRTGALQATGEIAAEPVMDVADVARTVRHMAELPLEANVQFATVLATAMPYVGRG; via the coding sequence ATGAATGCCATGCAAACGGACACACAGGCCCGTACGCAGACGAAGATCGCCGTGGTGACCGGCGCGGGTTCCGGCATCGGCCGCGCGGTGGCCCTGGAACTGCTGCGCACCGGCTGGTCGGTGACGCTGGCGGGCCGCCGGGCGGAGGCCCTGGAGGACACCGCTGCCCTCGAACCCGGGGGCTCCGCCCTGATCGTCCGCACGGACGTCACCCGGCCCGAGGACGTGGCCGCCCTGTTCACCGCGACCGTGGAGCGCTTCGGGCGCCTGGACCTGCTGTTCAACAACGCGGGGACGTTCGGTCCCGGCGGGGTGCCGGTGGAGGAGCTGTCCTACGACGCCTGGCGGCACGTGGTGGACACCAACCTCAACGGAGCGTTCCTGTGCGCGCAGGCGGCGTACCGGCTGATGAAGGAGCAGGATCCGCAGGGCGGCCGGATCATCAACAACGGGTCCGTCTCGGCGCACACGCCCCGGCCGCTGTCCGTCGCCTACACGACGACCAAGCACGCGCTGACCGGACTCACCAAGTCGCTGTCGCTGGACGGGCGTCCGTACCGCATCGCCGTCGGGCAGATCGACATCGGCAACGCGGCCACCGACATGACCGAGCGGATGCGGACCGGAGCGCTCCAGGCCACTGGCGAGATCGCGGCCGAGCCCGTGATGGACGTCGCCGACGTGGCGCGCACGGTCCGGCACATGGCGGAGCTGCCGCTGGAGGCGAACGTGCAGTTCGCGACGGTCCTGGCGACGGCGATGCCGTACGTGGGGCGCGGCTGA
- a CDS encoding beta-galactosidase, which yields MSRPTVLTHGVELDARGIRTEGGPRIVLCASLFYFRLPREQWRARLEQVRASGYTCVDVYLPWNFHETAPGRWSFEGRRDVAAFLDLAREAGLYVIARPGPYICSEWDGGALPAWLGLDPELRVRQHEPRFLAQVAAWFDQVLPLLAERQYPANGPVIMVQLENELDFFDCEDRTGYVTALRDQALRHGITVPLIACSGQGDIEGATGDVPGVVPACNFYPDDDSPDIEPEVRRYAGLLAERDLPLLITETNRRHRTLRRLLASGASLIAPYLQSSGWNFGYTPSTGNWGEPGNFMSHGYDFGGYVSSTGAERPEYAEGQLLARVIDALGPRLALATSALPRVGITADFPTSSSPSALDLDEGGQLVAVPHLGKEAGTAVVNGVPVAVAPDSCPLMLVDVPLRPWGYDGTLTLASADLVAAAEGVLTFSSEVPVTVVVDGTGVEIPAPVAGAPERATIEGLILVALAPRDAVRLRGVDRDGTAHVGDPATARATGTSVDVREARRRSQTPAEKAAGGHELPPTLESLGVYRGRGTYRATADLTGVDELLLVGAADIVDLSIGGAVRPTIAGFGAAERIDVRATTGPAAIEAVVEIWGHANFDDARLPALRLGALRGLGTLWTVRETADVSALWSVHGHWTGRPAPVRVLGGWSSTRVGVPVTYTRGIRSDTASALHLKGVAEPVRVSVDDGEPFTVHTEDPWVLLPAGTHRISVTVPHHPSGAGLGAELLGLDPVTGWTCSTQDDESLTAFATEAAPGPEIRLPLVLEPGEEAWLDIDLPPSHDGLLVRLDGSRIRVTGWADGECVGRVWVGDRPAFSGGDSNVLWIPSGWPGLTLLVRGAAGPGDAELRTLWLESPDS from the coding sequence GTGAGCCGGCCGACAGTCCTCACCCACGGCGTCGAACTCGACGCCCGAGGCATCCGCACCGAGGGCGGTCCACGGATCGTGCTGTGCGCGTCCCTGTTCTACTTCCGCCTCCCGCGGGAACAGTGGCGCGCCCGGCTCGAACAGGTACGGGCCTCCGGCTACACCTGCGTGGACGTCTATCTGCCGTGGAACTTCCACGAGACGGCCCCCGGCCGCTGGTCCTTCGAGGGCCGCCGCGATGTCGCCGCCTTCCTGGACCTCGCGCGGGAGGCGGGCCTGTACGTCATCGCGCGGCCCGGTCCCTACATCTGCTCCGAGTGGGACGGCGGCGCGCTGCCGGCCTGGCTGGGACTCGATCCCGAGCTGCGGGTGCGCCAGCACGAGCCGCGCTTCCTCGCGCAGGTCGCCGCCTGGTTCGACCAGGTCCTGCCGCTCCTCGCCGAGCGCCAGTACCCGGCGAACGGCCCGGTCATCATGGTGCAGTTGGAGAACGAGCTGGACTTCTTCGACTGCGAGGACCGCACCGGCTATGTGACCGCCCTGCGCGACCAGGCCCTGCGCCACGGCATCACCGTGCCGCTGATCGCCTGCTCCGGACAGGGCGACATCGAAGGAGCCACCGGCGACGTCCCCGGCGTCGTCCCGGCATGCAACTTCTACCCCGACGACGACTCCCCGGACATCGAACCCGAAGTACGGCGCTACGCCGGGCTGTTGGCCGAACGCGACCTGCCCCTGCTGATCACCGAGACCAACCGCCGCCACCGCACCCTGCGGCGGCTCCTGGCCAGCGGCGCCTCCCTGATCGCGCCCTATCTCCAGTCGTCCGGCTGGAACTTCGGGTACACCCCGTCCACCGGGAACTGGGGCGAGCCCGGCAACTTCATGAGCCACGGCTACGACTTCGGCGGCTACGTCTCCTCCACCGGCGCCGAACGCCCCGAGTACGCCGAGGGCCAACTGCTCGCCCGGGTCATCGACGCCCTGGGGCCGCGCCTCGCGCTCGCCACCTCGGCCCTGCCGCGCGTGGGGATCACCGCCGACTTCCCGACCAGTTCGTCACCGTCGGCCCTCGACCTCGACGAGGGCGGTCAGCTCGTCGCCGTACCGCACCTCGGCAAGGAGGCCGGCACGGCGGTCGTGAACGGCGTGCCCGTCGCCGTCGCCCCCGACTCGTGCCCGCTGATGCTGGTGGACGTGCCCCTGCGGCCCTGGGGGTACGACGGGACACTCACCCTGGCGTCCGCGGATCTGGTGGCGGCGGCGGAGGGCGTGCTGACGTTCTCCTCCGAGGTGCCGGTCACCGTCGTCGTGGACGGAACCGGGGTGGAGATCCCGGCACCGGTGGCCGGAGCGCCGGAGCGGGCGACGATCGAGGGGCTGATCCTCGTCGCGCTGGCCCCGCGGGACGCCGTACGCCTGCGCGGGGTGGACCGCGACGGCACGGCGCATGTTGGCGATCCTGCGACCGCGCGGGCCACCGGGACGTCGGTCGACGTACGGGAGGCGCGGCGGCGATCGCAGACCCCTGCCGAGAAGGCGGCGGGCGGTCATGAGCTGCCGCCGACGCTGGAGTCGCTCGGTGTGTACCGGGGGCGCGGCACCTACCGGGCGACGGCGGACCTGACCGGTGTCGACGAACTGCTGCTCGTCGGGGCGGCGGACATCGTCGACCTGTCGATCGGCGGCGCGGTGCGGCCGACGATCGCCGGGTTCGGGGCGGCCGAGCGGATCGACGTCCGTGCGACGACCGGACCGGCCGCCATCGAGGCCGTCGTGGAGATCTGGGGGCACGCGAACTTCGACGACGCGCGCCTGCCCGCCCTCCGCCTCGGCGCGCTGCGCGGACTCGGCACGCTGTGGACGGTCCGGGAGACGGCGGACGTGTCGGCCCTGTGGTCGGTGCACGGCCACTGGACGGGCCGGCCCGCACCCGTGCGCGTGCTCGGCGGCTGGAGCAGCACCCGCGTCGGAGTGCCCGTCACCTACACCCGCGGGATCCGGTCGGACACCGCGTCCGCACTGCACCTGAAGGGGGTCGCCGAGCCGGTGCGGGTGAGTGTGGACGACGGCGAGCCGTTCACCGTCCACACCGAGGACCCCTGGGTCCTGCTGCCCGCCGGGACCCACCGGATCTCGGTCACCGTGCCGCACCACCCCAGCGGTGCCGGCCTCGGCGCCGAATTGCTCGGCCTGGACCCGGTGACCGGCTGGACCTGCTCCACGCAGGACGACGAGTCGCTCACCGCGTTCGCCACCGAGGCCGCTCCCGGACCGGAGATCCGGCTGCCGCTGGTCCTGGAACCGGGGGAGGAGGCATGGCTCGACATCGACCTGCCGCCGTCCCACGACGGCCTGCTGGTACGGCTGGACGGATCACGGATCCGGGTGACCGGCTGGGCCGACGGGGAGTGCGTGGGCCGGGTCTGGGTCGGCGACCGACCGGCCTTCTCCGGCGGGGATTCGAACGTACTCTGGATCCCGTCGGGGTGGCCGGGGCTGACCCTGCTGGTGCGCGGAGCGGCCGGACCGGGGGACGCCGAACTCCGTACGCTGTGGCTGGAGTCCCCTGACAGCTGA
- a CDS encoding MazG-like family protein, with protein MTEPATSPVTPADLWGSIDELWAWLEANRPAGDDAQSLLVRMLKLSEEVGEVAQAVIGVTGRNPRKGVTHTWEDVEGELCDVVITALVALRTLTPDTREVFTRHLARVTERSRPGG; from the coding sequence ATGACTGAGCCGGCCACCTCCCCTGTCACGCCCGCGGACCTGTGGGGCTCCATCGACGAGTTGTGGGCCTGGCTGGAGGCCAACCGGCCGGCCGGCGACGACGCCCAGAGCCTGCTGGTGCGCATGCTGAAGCTGTCGGAGGAGGTCGGCGAGGTCGCCCAGGCGGTGATCGGGGTGACCGGTCGGAACCCGCGCAAGGGCGTCACCCATACCTGGGAGGACGTCGAGGGCGAGCTGTGCGACGTGGTGATCACGGCCCTGGTGGCCCTGCGCACGCTCACCCCGGACACCCGTGAGGTCTTCACGCGGCATCTGGCCCGGGTGACGGAACGGTCCCGGCCCGGCGGCTGA
- a CDS encoding ROK family transcriptional regulator, giving the protein MVARHTARDLRSENRFEVLHALFELGPSTRQELARHTGLSQATVATLVTEFLSGGVLHIAAVERNTGGRPQERLTIAPDRGRIVGVDVAETYVDAVVHDLALGVLGHAEVALDEEENDPAYVVDGIVRAIDGAVGADATERARVIGVGVSMPGHVHPDAGVSVFAPNWDWHDVRIEELLEDLAIPVYVDNPLKAVILSEMWFGVGNAVDSMAVVNLGTGVGAGIALDGSLIRGITNNAGEWGHTLLELDGRACRCGRRGCVEAYVGAPGLRTTLAEIDPGHPLLRQQRQRDFVERVAQGLAAGDPALSVLVLRTARYLAAGLGDLVNLLDVPHITLTGWASEALADRLVPAVRDELPHHVLPGSLAGLVVEPSRVPGNAVALGMAAFTLQQFLTRLGLASPARTRPRPDPEPAGFSRRAGTVPSPGPDAA; this is encoded by the coding sequence ATGGTGGCGCGGCACACGGCCCGTGATCTTCGTAGCGAGAACCGGTTCGAGGTTCTGCACGCTTTGTTCGAACTCGGGCCGTCCACCCGCCAGGAGCTCGCCCGGCACACCGGGCTCAGCCAGGCGACCGTGGCGACCCTCGTCACCGAGTTCCTGTCCGGGGGCGTCCTGCACATCGCCGCCGTGGAGCGCAACACCGGTGGACGGCCGCAGGAGCGGCTGACCATCGCCCCGGACCGCGGCCGTATCGTCGGCGTGGACGTGGCCGAGACCTACGTCGACGCCGTCGTCCACGACCTCGCGCTCGGCGTCCTCGGCCATGCCGAGGTCGCGCTCGACGAGGAGGAGAACGACCCGGCCTACGTCGTCGACGGCATCGTCCGCGCGATCGACGGGGCCGTCGGCGCCGACGCGACCGAGCGGGCACGCGTCATCGGCGTCGGGGTGAGCATGCCGGGGCACGTCCATCCCGACGCGGGTGTCTCGGTCTTCGCGCCGAACTGGGACTGGCACGACGTCCGCATCGAGGAGCTGCTGGAAGACCTCGCCATCCCCGTGTACGTCGACAATCCGCTCAAGGCCGTCATCCTGTCCGAGATGTGGTTCGGCGTCGGCAACGCGGTGGACAGCATGGCCGTCGTCAACCTCGGCACCGGTGTCGGCGCCGGGATCGCCCTCGACGGCTCGCTGATCCGCGGTATCACCAACAACGCCGGCGAGTGGGGCCACACACTCCTGGAGCTGGACGGCCGGGCGTGCCGGTGCGGCCGGCGCGGCTGCGTCGAGGCGTACGTCGGGGCCCCCGGCCTGCGGACCACCCTCGCCGAGATCGACCCGGGCCACCCCCTGCTGCGGCAGCAGCGGCAGCGGGACTTCGTCGAGAGGGTCGCCCAGGGTCTCGCCGCGGGCGATCCGGCGCTGTCCGTGCTGGTCCTGCGCACCGCGCGCTATCTCGCCGCGGGCCTCGGGGACCTGGTCAACCTGCTCGACGTCCCGCACATCACCCTCACCGGCTGGGCCTCCGAGGCCCTCGCCGACCGGCTCGTGCCCGCGGTGCGCGACGAACTGCCCCACCACGTCCTGCCCGGCTCCCTGGCCGGCCTCGTCGTCGAGCCCTCGCGGGTCCCGGGCAACGCGGTGGCCCTCGGTATGGCGGCCTTCACCCTCCAGCAGTTCCTCACCCGGCTCGGCCTGGCCAGCCCGGCCAGGACCCGGCCCCGGCCGGACCCGGAGCCGGCGGGGTTCAGCCGCCGGGCCGGGACCGTTCCGTCACCCGGGCCAGATGCCGCGTGA
- a CDS encoding carbohydrate ABC transporter permease: protein MATSTAPKAAPAAAEKPASPKPGKQKLSKRRRREALSFYLFISPWIIGFLVFLLGPMIASIYYSLTDWDSFTPPQWVGFDNYVKLLTDDPVFWKALWNTLFYAAISVPLGLVLGLWLANLLNKQVRARKLFRTLIYLPTLIPLVATAMIFRMVLAPNGPINDFLGLFGVSGPNWLYDGPWVKPALILMSTWGAGAATVLLLAAMKGIPRELYEAAEVDGASAMRQFWSITLPHLTPIIFFNLIMGLIGAFQVFSQVYILVSKAKNPAGYDAAQTMVPFLFDQAFSYYHMGYASAISWLLFLVILVFTVIAFRTTRRWVFYETEVK, encoded by the coding sequence ATGGCAACCTCGACCGCCCCGAAGGCCGCCCCGGCGGCCGCGGAGAAGCCCGCCTCACCCAAGCCCGGGAAGCAGAAGCTCTCCAAGCGGCGCCGCCGTGAGGCCCTGTCCTTCTACCTGTTCATCTCGCCCTGGATCATCGGCTTCCTGGTCTTCCTGCTCGGGCCGATGATCGCGTCGATCTACTACTCCCTGACCGACTGGGACTCCTTCACCCCGCCGCAGTGGGTCGGCTTCGACAACTACGTCAAGCTCCTCACGGACGACCCGGTGTTCTGGAAGGCCCTGTGGAACACCCTCTTCTACGCGGCGATCTCGGTCCCGCTCGGCCTGGTCCTCGGCCTGTGGCTGGCGAACCTGCTCAACAAGCAGGTCAGGGCCCGCAAGCTGTTCCGCACCCTGATCTACCTGCCGACGCTGATCCCGCTGGTCGCCACGGCGATGATCTTCCGGATGGTGCTCGCGCCGAACGGCCCGATCAACGACTTCCTCGGTCTGTTCGGCGTCTCCGGCCCCAACTGGCTGTACGACGGCCCCTGGGTCAAGCCCGCCCTCATCCTGATGTCGACGTGGGGCGCGGGCGCCGCGACCGTGCTGCTGCTCGCCGCCATGAAGGGCATCCCGCGTGAGCTGTACGAGGCGGCCGAGGTCGACGGCGCGAGTGCGATGCGGCAGTTCTGGAGCATCACGCTGCCGCATCTGACGCCCATCATCTTCTTCAACCTGATCATGGGCCTGATCGGCGCGTTCCAGGTCTTCTCGCAGGTCTACATCCTCGTCTCGAAGGCCAAGAACCCAGCGGGCTACGACGCGGCCCAGACGATGGTGCCGTTCCTGTTCGACCAGGCGTTCAGCTACTACCACATGGGCTACGCCTCGGCGATCTCCTGGCTGCTGTTCCTGGTGATCCTGGTCTTCACCGTGATCGCCTTCCGCACCACCCGGCGCTGGGTGTTCTACGAGACCGAGGTGAAGTGA